A window of the Ostrea edulis chromosome 1, xbOstEdul1.1, whole genome shotgun sequence genome harbors these coding sequences:
- the LOC125678926 gene encoding pantetheinase-like, with amino-acid sequence MSAIFFRLVLVSVIVLAVNVKGYTDKSFRAAVYEHATSPPNRTIVVTRQEALQYMMGNLGVFRSAAEDAHRQDVDIIVFPEDGVTYMGHTRASIRPYLEYIPDPKQEKWNPCEDSDKYPNTEVQHAFSCLAKNNSLYIVANMGDIQTCGAEDTCPPDGHYQFNTDVVYDNNGTLIAKYHKINLFYEFMFNPSTSNDAVSFETPFGIFGVFTCFDILFRNPVVVLAKERGVGNIAFPTAWMDTPPFLAAIQFHSAVAAGLGVNFLAANMHNPRYRFQGSGIYSPEGARTYYYDNDITSGGKLLVSDLKILRKNMLSYNPSPNSENLDIVQSPESSDEQTNRSDVFHAKTFGDNFNYVLLQTSSGKAKVCHNKLCCTTSYTSRDNFTEMYALGAFDGLHTKEGTYYIQVCGIVRCKTNEKSTCGEGSRVSNTYFTHLELSGTFKSPYVFPEILLYGENTFQLAPPSNWSYASGMLEAETGLDLPVLSFSLFSRDYDYDLNMANSAIELKLTITTFFAISFTLLFKC; translated from the exons ATGTCGGCGATTTTTTTTAGGCTGGTGTTGGTCAGTGTTATAGTATTGGCCGTTAACGTTAAGGGTTACACTGACAAATCGTTTCGAGCTGCAGTTTACGAGCACGCCACCTCTCCACCCAACAGGACCATTGTGGTGACGCGACAAGAGGCTTTACAGTACATGATGGGGAACCTCGGGGTCTTCCGGTCTGCAGCAGAGGATGCCCACCGCCAG GATGTTGACATAATCGTGTTTCCGGAGGATGGGGTGACGTACATGGGACATACAAGAGCATCCATTCGACCGTACCTTGAATACATACCTGACCCTAAGCAAGAAAAGTGGAACCCGTGCGAGGACTCTGACAAGTACCCCAACACGGAAGTACAGCATGCTTTCAGCTGTCTAGCTAAGAACAACTCTCTCTACATAGTTGCCAATATGGGGGATATTCAAACCTGTGGTGCAGAAGACACATGCCCGCCAGACGGCCATTATCAATTTAACACCGATGTAGTGTATGACAACAATGGAACACTGATAGCAAAGTATCACAAAATCAACCTGTTTTATGAATTCATGTTCAATCCCTCAACGTCAAACGACGCGGTCTCTTTTGAAACGCCATTCGGAATATTTGGCGTCTTCACTTGTTTTGACATTCTCTTTCGGAACCCAGTCGTAGTTCTGGCGAAAGAACGAGGAGTGGGGAACATTGCATTTCCAACGGCTTGGATGGATACCCCTCCGTTTCTCGCAGCGATCCAGTTCCATTCCGCGGTGGCTGCCGGTTTAGGCGTCAATTTCCTGGCAGCCAATATGCACAACCCTCGATACCGTTTCCAAGGAAGTGGAATATATTCTCCAGAAGGTGCTAGAACATATTACTATGATAATGATATTACAAGTGGCGGAAAACTACTGGTGTCTGATCTTAAAATATTGCGTAAAAACATGCTGTCATACAATCCATCTCCAAACAGTGAAAACTTGGATATTGTCCAATCACCAGAGAGTTCTGATGAACAAACGAACAGGTCTGATGTTTTTCATGCTAAAACATTTGGAGACAATTTTAACTATGTTCTTCTTCAAACTTCGAGTGGAAAAGCAAAGGTATGTCATAATAAACTATGCTGCACGACTTCCTACACGTCACGTGACAATTTCACGGAAATGTATGCGCTCGGGGCATTTGATGGTTTGCACACAAAAGAGGGAACCTACTACATCCAAGTGTGTGGCATAGTTAGGTGCAAAACCAACGAAAAATCTACCTGTGGCGAGGGTTCCCGAGTTTCCAACACGTACTTTACTCATCTTGAATTGTCTGGTACCTTCAAATCGCCATACGTATTTCCGGAAATTCTTTTATATGGCGAAAACACTTTCCAACTTGCGCCACCAAGCAACTGGTCGTACGCTAGTGGTATGCTGGAAGCAGAGACTGGACTGGATCTACCCGTGTTGTCCTTCTCACTCTTCTCTCGCGATTATGATTATGATCTAAACATGGCGAACTCAGCTATTGAATTGAAGCTCACCATTACCACATTCTTTGCAATTTCATTCACTTTACTGTTCAAGTGTTGA
- the LOC125679042 gene encoding uncharacterized protein LOC125679042 gives MAQHGELRKSISLEEEGSKHAKLLSSFKAEESASEIISVNPFESWVAPVAAQKVVLYNDNGENVRDIDVTFKIQCFGVFDRKNFILSDYSGKCIYKLSHEGELTKLVSTSPFSPNGIRVFSNDRGFVVCMVGTTGGKIVRYTHDGKSRTKTYQKDERGHPLFKFPRRVVDNMNEDLIVVDIMFKSVICVNKEGNLRWVYKGSLESRKNGIDFDPWDLTTNSKEEIIISNTKPNTIDIVNKDGLFMMYLVTKIDGISHPLGICVDSEGKLWVGQASGKVSIFNYLNEG, from the coding sequence ATGGCGCAACATGGAGAGTTGCGTAAAAGCATCAGCTTAGAAGAAGAGGGTTCAAAGCACGCCAAGTTGCTGTCTTCGTTCAAAGCCGAGGAATCAGCCTCTGAAATCATCTCGGTGAATCCATTCGAGTCCTGGGTCGCCCCCGTTGCAGCCCAGAAGGTAGTTCTGTATAACGACAATGGCGAGAACGTCAGAGACATTGATGTTACTTTCAAGATCCAGTGCTTCGGCGTCTTTGATAGAAAAAACTTTATACTGAGTGATTACAGCGGCAAATGTATCTATAAGCTGTCGCACGAAGGCGAACTTACAAAACTTGTTAGTACGTCTCCTTTCAGTCCAAATGGCATCCGGGTATTTTCGAATGATCGCGGATTCGTCGTTTGTATGGTGGGAACGACTGGCGGAAAAATCGTGCGTTACACACATGATGGAAAGTCCCGCACCAAGACGTACCAGAAAGATGAACGCGGACATCCTCTCTTCAAATTTCCACGCAGAGTCGTGGATAACATGAATGAAGATCTCATTGTCGTAGACATCATGTTCAAATCTGTTATCTGCGTTAACAAAGAAGGAAATCTTCGTTGGGTTTACAAAGGCTCTCTCGAGAGTCGGAAGAATGGGATCGACTTCGATCCTTGGGATCTGACGACAAATTCCAAAGAAGAAATCATCATATCGAACACTAAGCCAAATACTATCGACATTGTCAACAAAGATGGGCTGTTCATGATGTATCTGGTTACCAAAATAGATGGTATATCTCATCCTCTGGGAATCTGTGTAGACAGTGAGGGCAAACTATGGGTGGGGCAGGCGTCAGGAAAGGTGTCCATCTTCAACTATTTAAATGAGGGATAG